The sequence below is a genomic window from Tenacibaculum tangerinum.
GAGGAAAAGAAGAGCTAAAAAAAGAGTTTTGTTACCGGATCCAAGATTCAACGATCAATTAGTTACACGTTTTGTGAATAACTTAATGTGGGACGGTAAGAAATCTGTAGCGTTCAAAGTGTTTTACGATGCAATGGATATCGTAAATGAAAAGAAAACTGACGAAGAAAAGTCAGCTTTAGAAGTGTGGAAAGATGGTTTATCTAACGTGATGCCTCACGTAGAAGTACGTTCTCGCCGTGTGGGTGGAGCAACATTCCAAATTCCAATGCAAATTCGTCCAGACCGTAAGGTGTCTATGGCGATTAAATGGATGATTTCTTATGCGCGAAAGCGTAATGAAAAGACAATGGCACAGCGTTTAGCCGCTGAGATTTTAGCTGCTGCTAAAGAAGAAGGAGCTGCTGTTAAAAAGAGAGTTGATACTCATAAGATGGCTGAAGCAAACAAAGCATTCTCACACTTTAGATTTTAATAAGAAATGGCAAGAGATTTAAAATATACAAGAAATATTG
It includes:
- the rpsG gene encoding 30S ribosomal protein S7, which codes for MRKRRAKKRVLLPDPRFNDQLVTRFVNNLMWDGKKSVAFKVFYDAMDIVNEKKTDEEKSALEVWKDGLSNVMPHVEVRSRRVGGATFQIPMQIRPDRKVSMAIKWMISYARKRNEKTMAQRLAAEILAAAKEEGAAVKKRVDTHKMAEANKAFSHFRF